The DNA segment GCCTCGAGATGGTCGCCCCCGACGGCGGTCCGATCCAGTACTGGGTCGACGACTTCCGCGCGACGCCCGCGCGCGACGAGAGCAACGTCATCATGGCGTTCTACGGCGGACTCGAGTCCCACTACGAGACCGTCTTCCCGCTGCTCGAGGAGCGCGGCTGGACCGGCGTCGCGGCGGTCTCACAGGATCTGCTCAATCGTTCCGGCCGGCTCTCGATCGATCAGCTCCGCGAGATGCGCGACGCCGGCTGGGAGGTCTGTTCGTTCCCCCAGCACGCCGGCCGGCTCCCGCAGCTCGACGCCGAGGAACAGCGCCGCGTCATCGAGAACAACCGCGACTATCTCGCGAACCGCGGCTTCGAGGACGGTTCGCGGCACTTCTTCGCGCCGTACAACACGATGAACACGGACACGCTGAACGTCCTCCGCGATACACACGAGCTGGGTTTCCTCTTCGGCGGGAACTCGAGCGGCATCCCCCCGACGGGCCGCCACACCGTCTCCGCGATCAACGGCGGCGACTACGACAGCAGCCGTGCGGCGATCCTCCGGGCGGACATCCACAACCAGGTGGTCGTCCCCTACTTCGAGGAGGTCGGCGAGGAAGGGATGGCCGTCGAGGACTTCGAGGCCCAGCTCGATCGGATCGAGGACAACAGCTACGGCAGCGGACTGGTCCCCATCACGCCGTCAGAGCTGCTCGAGTACTACTGAAACCGGACCCGTCAGCCGCGAGGAAGCGACGGCACGGCCGGTTCGGGTGGTTTGGGTGCCGTCCCGACGAATCGCACTCGGGTCGTTCGATCCGTCGGTCGGATCTCGTCACGGCTTCCGGTCCCCGTAGTCACGGCAATCCTGGAGACGCCTTCGACGAACGAACGCCGTGGACGATACGGGAGACGCGAGGAGGAAACCTCATCGAGGAGGTTACGTGAGTGCGGTCGTTTCTCTCGGGCAATGGAACCGGATCGGACGTCGTCGACACGACGGCGGGTGCTCGCTGTAGTGGGGGGGCTTCTCGGTGGTGGCTGTACCACCCGGGAACCGGCGGATGGGTCCTCGAACGACTCGGCGAGTAACCGCAGTTCCCCGAACGCCACGAACGCTACGAACTCGTCGGAGTCGGCGATCCAGGAGGACTGGCTGCCGACGGCGAAATCACCGCTCGAGGCGGACATCGCGTCGACCGAACTCGTCGTGAACCTCGACGTTCCGTGGGACCTCGCGTTCACGTCGACGGGCGAACTCTTCGTCACCGAGCGGACCGGGACGCTGCTGCGATTCGAGACGGAGGACGTACTGGCCGTCGCCGACGACGAGGTCGGCCCGCTCGATGCGACGTCCGTTCCCGAAACGGACCGATACCGCGGGCTCGGCGACCACCTCCTCGGCGTCACACCGCATCCGGACTTCCCGGACCCGTCCCTCCTGTACGTCTACGGTACGATCACCCACGGCGAGGAGTCGTACAACCGGGTCCTGCGATACGATCCTCGTGCCGAGGAGCCCGAAGCGACGATCGAGGTCCTCGTCGACCGTCTCGAGGGTGATTACACGATCGGCGGCCGACTCGAGTTCGGCCCGGAGGGCGACCTCTGGGTTCCGATCGGAACGAAGACGGAGGACGTAGCTCAGGACCCCGCCGTACTCGGTGGAAACGTCCTGCGACTCGCCCCGGACGGTACTCCGGCGGCGGCGAACCCGTCGCTCGGTGCGGACGCCGATCCGCGGACGTTCACCTACGGCCATCGAAATCCACAGGGCATCGACTGGCTACCGAACGGCGTTCCGCTGGTCACCGACCACGGGCCGACCGGCCGGGACGAGATCAACCGTCTCTCCCCGGGAGCCAACTACGGTTGGCCACGCGCACAGGACGAGAGCGGGTACGTCGACCGGCCGGAGTACGATCGTCCGCTGCTCAACACCGGGCCGGACGAAACCTGGGCGCCCTCGGGTTGCGTCCTCTACACCGGCGACGCCGTTCCGGAGTGGCGAAGCCGTCTGCTCGTAGCGACCCTCCAGGGGAGGGATCTCGCGATCGTCACGCTTCGCCCGCCCGACGCCGATCAGCCCCCGTTGGACGGCGAGTCGACCCGGTACGACATGGAGTGGCTCGACGAGACGTACACGGCGACGGCCCACCACGTCCTCGAGGACGAGTTCGGCCGACTGCGTAACGTAGCCCAGGCCCCGGACGGAACCGTACTGGCGTCCTCCTCGAACCGCGACGGACTGGCCGACGAGGACCCACGGGACGAGGACGACGTTCTCGTTCGACTGACGGCCGCGTAAGTGCGCTCGACGGCGGGTTCCGAACGTCTCGCAGTCCTCGGCGGGCGCCCCGGTAGCGGTCGACGGCGACGACGGGCTACGGACCGTAGCACGACGCCAGCAGGACCTGGCCGATCGGGTCCGTTCCGCTGACGGCGGACCGGCACGACACGACCGATCCTCGGCGGTGCGCTACGATGTCTCGGGAGGACCTGACGGCGTCCACTGCTTGCTCGATCGGCCGATCGTGGGCGTGAGCGGCGCCGGTCCACTAGGTCCTCGGCCGAGACGACGATCGAAGGGAGCGTCCGATGGCCTGCGAACGGAGTCCGACGATCTGACGGGACCGCGACGCCGCCGGCCGTCGTTCCGAACCCT comes from the Halalkalicoccus sp. CG83 genome and includes:
- a CDS encoding polysaccharide deacetylase family protein; protein product: MNDGSDGNGDESDGTGNGNGTGNESNGTGNESGNESDGGEENESSAAAAAIDYGELIDDFQDGGGWFAGGDVQITPDDSEAVVGEHSLRVESESDVATIAWAAASPLDFSDQYLSMAVKVAAPVGGRLQLDVRAPGSSDRVVSTRHLPPGVDDWFRVDFGYTRGIGSPNFERVQEVRLEMVAPDGGPIQYWVDDFRATPARDESNVIMAFYGGLESHYETVFPLLEERGWTGVAAVSQDLLNRSGRLSIDQLREMRDAGWEVCSFPQHAGRLPQLDAEEQRRVIENNRDYLANRGFEDGSRHFFAPYNTMNTDTLNVLRDTHELGFLFGGNSSGIPPTGRHTVSAINGGDYDSSRAAILRADIHNQVVVPYFEEVGEEGMAVEDFEAQLDRIEDNSYGSGLVPITPSELLEYY
- a CDS encoding PQQ-dependent sugar dehydrogenase; amino-acid sequence: MGGLLGGGCTTREPADGSSNDSASNRSSPNATNATNSSESAIQEDWLPTAKSPLEADIASTELVVNLDVPWDLAFTSTGELFVTERTGTLLRFETEDVLAVADDEVGPLDATSVPETDRYRGLGDHLLGVTPHPDFPDPSLLYVYGTITHGEESYNRVLRYDPRAEEPEATIEVLVDRLEGDYTIGGRLEFGPEGDLWVPIGTKTEDVAQDPAVLGGNVLRLAPDGTPAAANPSLGADADPRTFTYGHRNPQGIDWLPNGVPLVTDHGPTGRDEINRLSPGANYGWPRAQDESGYVDRPEYDRPLLNTGPDETWAPSGCVLYTGDAVPEWRSRLLVATLQGRDLAIVTLRPPDADQPPLDGESTRYDMEWLDETYTATAHHVLEDEFGRLRNVAQAPDGTVLASSSNRDGLADEDPRDEDDVLVRLTAA